In Synechococcus sp. KORDI-52, one genomic interval encodes:
- a CDS encoding HEAT repeat domain-containing protein, protein MQNVLLPGAIVLLTVVLWLRRKPVKPMLSSTDASGVAQLNRAQLELVIAPASEADSADGVLEAWTAPTTPLERLDLERRLRADMEAGPEERLRAVRLAARWGHRSALPWLRKALRDSDARVVEAAAAAIAPFRGAPAAAPTRQPARPPRNVSRMR, encoded by the coding sequence ATGCAGAACGTTCTCCTCCCTGGTGCCATCGTGCTGCTCACGGTGGTGCTCTGGTTGCGCAGGAAACCGGTGAAGCCGATGCTTTCCAGCACGGATGCCAGTGGCGTTGCGCAGCTCAACCGTGCCCAGCTGGAATTGGTGATCGCGCCGGCGTCCGAAGCGGATTCCGCCGACGGTGTCCTTGAGGCCTGGACGGCACCGACCACCCCGCTTGAGCGGCTGGACTTGGAGCGGCGCCTGAGGGCTGACATGGAGGCCGGCCCCGAGGAACGCTTGCGTGCCGTGCGTTTGGCGGCCCGATGGGGGCACCGTTCTGCCCTTCCCTGGCTGCGCAAGGCCCTGCGGGACAGTGATGCGCGCGTGGTGGAAGCCGCCGCCGCCGCGATCGCACCGTTCCGGGGTGCGCCTGCCGCTGCACCGACCCGTCAGCCGGCTCGTCCGCCGCGCAACGTCTCACGGATGCGGTAG
- a CDS encoding photosystem I reaction center subunit VIII — protein sequence MTGDFAAAWLPAIFVPITGIVFPAVFIVLVGRVITAAE from the coding sequence ATGACTGGAGATTTCGCTGCTGCTTGGCTGCCTGCGATTTTTGTGCCCATCACCGGAATCGTTTTCCCCGCAGTGTTCATCGTCCTTGTTGGTCGAGTGATCACCGCTGCCGAGTGA
- a CDS encoding photosystem I reaction center protein subunit XI, with protein MTVTPAADPCVGNLATPVNSGYFIKGLINNLPLYRPGISPNFRGLETGAAFGYLLYGPFTICGPLRATEYQQTAGLLAAIGAVHILSLLFLLYNQPGKQPNIPPADVTVENPPADLFTRTGWADFTSGFWLGGCGGAVFAWFLCNTVHVQELFKIAAGVWSVG; from the coding sequence ATGACTGTCACTCCTGCTGCTGATCCCTGCGTCGGCAACCTCGCGACCCCCGTCAACAGCGGCTATTTCATCAAAGGCCTGATCAACAACCTGCCCCTCTACCGGCCTGGGATTTCCCCGAACTTCCGTGGCCTTGAAACAGGTGCAGCCTTCGGCTACCTGCTCTACGGCCCCTTCACCATCTGTGGGCCCCTGCGTGCCACCGAGTATCAGCAAACCGCTGGCCTGCTGGCTGCCATCGGCGCCGTTCACATCCTCAGCCTGCTGTTCCTGCTCTACAACCAGCCCGGCAAGCAACCGAACATCCCCCCGGCAGATGTCACGGTTGAGAACCCCCCTGCCGACCTGTTCACCCGCACCGGCTGGGCCGACTTCACCAGTGGTTTCTGGCTCGGTGGCTGCGGCGGGGCCGTGTTTGCCTGGTTCTTGTGCAACACCGTTCACGTCCAGGAACTGTTCAAAATCGCTGCAGGTGTCTGGAGCGTGGGCTGA